A single genomic interval of Lepisosteus oculatus isolate fLepOcu1 chromosome 12, fLepOcu1.hap2, whole genome shotgun sequence harbors:
- the LOC102684223 gene encoding C-X-C chemokine receptor type 4, translating to MSSYTNTDVFVVDFGDDTNTSDDFGSGYNDFVEPCDLALSNNLKKFFLPTVYGLIFLMGIVGNGLVVVVMGFQRKSRTMTDKYRLHLSIADLLFVLTLPFWAVDAASSWYFGGFLCTAVHVIYTVNLYSSVLILAFISLDRYLAVVRATNSQGPRKLLAEKVIYVGVWLPAALLTVPDLVFAKVHNAGSRVNCQRIYPGNSLIWMTVFRFQHVFVGLVLPGLIILTCYCIIISRLSQGSKVQQKRKALKTTVILILTFFSCWLPYCIAIFVDTLMMLDVIQHSCILEQALEKWILITEALAYFHCCLNPILYAFLGVKFKKSARTALSVSRGSSLKILSKSKRGGLSSVSTESESSSFQSS from the exons ATGTCTTCTTACACCAAT ACTGATGTGTTTGTGGTTGATTTCGGCGATGACACGAACACTTCAGACGACTTTGGTTCAGGATACAATGACTTCGTGGAGCCCTGTGACCTAGCCCTGAGCAACAACCTGAAGAAGTTCTTCCTGCCGACAGTGTATGGACTCATCTTCCTCATGGGCATTGTTGGCAATGGACTGGTGGTCGTTGTGATGGGCTTCCAGAGGAAGTCCAGAACCATGACGGACAAATACAGGCTGCACCTCTCGATTGCTGATCTGCTGTTTGTGCTCACACTGCCCTTCTGGGCTGTCGATGCTGCCAGCAGCTGGTACTTCGGTGGTTTTCTCTGCACTGCAGTCCACGTCATCTACACCGTCAACCTGTACAGCAGCGTCCTCATTCTGGCGTTCATTAGCCTGGACCGGTACCTGGCCGTCGTACGAGCAACTAACAGCCAGGGTCCACGAAAACTGCTGGCAGAGAAGGTCATATATGTTGGCGTCTGGCTGCCTGCAGCCCTCCTCACTGTGCCCGATTTGGTTTTCGCCAAAGTCCATAATGCGGGCTCCAGAGTGAACTGTCAGCGCATTTACCCGGGAAACTCCCTCATCTGGATGACCGTTTTCCGGTTTCAGCACGTCTTTGTGGGATTGGTGCTTCCGGGCCTGATCATTCTGACCTGCTACTGCATCATCATCTCCAGGCTCTCCCAAGGCTCTAAGGTCCAACAGAAGCGCAAAGCGCTGAAAACCACCGTCATCCTCATACTCACGTTCTTCAGCTGCTGGCTGCCTTACTGCATCGCCATCTTCGTGGACACCTTGATGATGCTCGACGTGATCCAGCACAGCTGCATTTTGGAGCAAGCGCTGGAGAAGTGGATTTTGATCACGGAGGCGCTGGCCTACTTCCACTGCTGCCTGAATCCGATCCTGTATGCTTTCCTGGGggtgaagttcaagaagtctgCCAGGACTGCGCTCTCGGTCAGCAGAGGCTCAAGCTTGAAGATCCTGTCCAAGAGCAAAAGAGGAGGACTTTCATCAGTTTCCACTGAGTCAGAGTCTTCAAGTTTCCAATCAAGCTAA